One window of Candidatus Neomarinimicrobiota bacterium genomic DNA carries:
- a CDS encoding tetratricopeptide repeat protein — protein sequence MKPAWKILFACLFIPPGLFSQQDYVDSLFIQANRYYEGGQHAEAANTYNRILDQGFEHPDLYYNLGNAYYQLGWLGEAIWAYEKGLQLNPGDTDLGFNLQVTNARTVDRVEAPEVFFLLKWYGALKNRFSPTQWMSIISVIFFSTGIVFSVSRFILTNFRRLLGNFVVLGVVATIISGLVFADRYLEVSERKEAIVIVREGKVFSEPTEVSNLMFVVHSGTKAQIKSSRDPWFEIELMDGKRGWIRWSSVKPL from the coding sequence GTGAAACCTGCCTGGAAAATCCTCTTTGCTTGCCTCTTTATTCCTCCCGGGCTCTTTTCCCAGCAGGATTATGTTGACTCCCTCTTTATTCAGGCGAATAGATATTACGAAGGTGGGCAACATGCAGAGGCGGCAAATACCTACAATCGAATTCTGGATCAAGGTTTTGAACATCCTGATCTGTATTACAACCTGGGCAATGCCTACTATCAACTGGGATGGCTGGGGGAGGCCATTTGGGCGTACGAGAAAGGTCTGCAGCTGAATCCAGGAGATACGGACCTCGGATTCAATCTCCAGGTAACCAATGCCCGTACCGTGGACAGGGTCGAAGCTCCGGAGGTCTTTTTTCTCTTGAAATGGTACGGTGCCCTGAAAAATCGATTCTCCCCGACACAGTGGATGAGCATCATCAGCGTCATATTCTTCTCCACGGGAATCGTCTTCTCTGTTTCACGATTCATCCTGACCAATTTTCGTCGACTGCTTGGAAATTTTGTGGTTCTTGGCGTGGTTGCAACCATAATTTCCGGCCTGGTGTTTGCGGATCGTTATCTGGAAGTATCGGAAAGGAAGGAAGCCATAGTCATTGTAAGGGAGGGGAAGGTTTTTTCCGAACCAACGGAAGTCAGCAACCTCATGTTTGTTGTGCATAGTGGGACCAAAGCCCAGATCAAGAGTTCCAGGGATCCGTGGTTTGAGATCGAGTTAATGGACGGCAAGCGAGGATGGATCCGGTGGAGCAGCGTGAAGCCTTTGTGA
- a CDS encoding SPOR domain-containing protein yields the protein MNRILAAFISFAVAGLCQDKTIDLDESFNPDSLNEPPLEWPIMLYPGDRLPVKPSAGDLDTTAEGFRVQVTSTQSIEIADSLRDKLLAPFDGQVYISFDPPNYKVRVGNYKFRSEAEKAEERLKRLGYRTAWVIRTRIETHSVPRPR from the coding sequence GTGAACCGAATTCTCGCAGCATTCATCTCATTTGCCGTGGCAGGTTTGTGTCAGGACAAGACTATCGATCTGGATGAGAGCTTCAATCCCGACAGCTTGAACGAGCCACCTCTTGAATGGCCAATCATGCTTTATCCTGGAGACCGGCTTCCTGTGAAACCTTCCGCAGGGGACCTCGATACCACGGCAGAGGGCTTCCGGGTTCAGGTTACTTCCACTCAGAGCATTGAAATAGCTGACAGTCTCAGAGACAAACTACTGGCCCCGTTCGACGGTCAAGTGTATATCAGTTTCGATCCCCCCAATTACAAGGTACGGGTAGGTAACTACAAGTTCCGATCTGAGGCCGAAAAGGCGGAGGAGAGGCTGAAAAGACTTGGGTACCGGACAGCCTGGGTGATTCGTACCCGGATCGAAACGCATTCCGTGCCCCGGCCGAGATAA